The Vicia villosa cultivar HV-30 ecotype Madison, WI linkage group LG1, Vvil1.0, whole genome shotgun sequence genome includes a region encoding these proteins:
- the LOC131640579 gene encoding uncharacterized protein LOC131640579 isoform X2, translated as MPPPHCSDYPFTNPKSIKLAFYPYQLWLTPSPTPIESVVVALAALILFPMILIFGFTIVPVYSNPFSNIDSSAWYGLEETAGSSSATHHVGPFMRLLSQEFDEGSAESSQRLDQELALSKAVDAIVLELEKNLQTSNSKRERLNEYEHQCREKFSAPDVQSNSEKVDVNFETQKETDVAPLINFEDIDQGSSNSKIDERPIEEVMMLSDQRKVVVLYELLSACLSNLGVDDKESKRKRKGYDARHRVALRLLATWLDVKWTKMEAIETMVACSAMAIIKEQESNQEETQEKKSKWAKLKRGGIIGAAAITGGTLLAITGGLAAPAIAAGLGALAPTLGTLIPVIGASGFAAAAGAAGTVAGSVAVAASFGAAGAGLTGSKMARRVGGVDEFDFISIGENHNQGRLGVEILISGFVFEKEDFIRPWEGLNDNLERYSLQWESKKLIAVSTAIQDWLTSRLAMQLMKQGAMMTVLSTLVTALAWPAVLLAATDFIDSKWTLAINRSNKAGKLLAEVLLKGLQGNRPVTLVGYSLGARVIFKCLQCLAKTENGAELVERVVLLGAPVSIKDENWEAARKMVAGRFVNAYSRNDWMLGVAFRASLLTKGLAGIEPVDIPGIQNVDVTEHIEGHSSYLWATQQILDQLQLDTCFPVYNGVSCLQSRAEPEIWTEGGQNQKI; from the exons ATGCCGCCGCCGCATTGTTCGGACTATCCCTTCACGAATCCCAAGTCAATCAAACTCGCATTCTACCCTTACCAGCTTTGGTTGACTCCGTCTCCAACTCCGATCGAATCAGTAGTAGTAGCTCTAGCAGCACTGATTCTGTTTCCGATGATCCTGATCTTTGGGTTCACCATCGTTCCGGTTTACTCCAACCCGTTTTCAA ATATTGATTCATCCGCGTGGTACGGATTAGAGGAAACTGCTGGTTCTTCTTCTGCTACTCATCATGTTGGACCA TTTATGAGACTGCTTTCACAAGAATTTGACGAGGGTTCTGCGGAATCTTCTCAAAGGCTAGACCAAGAACTTGCATTGTCAAAAGCCGTTGATGCTATAGTACTTGAGTTGGAAAAGAATTTGCAGACTTCCAACTCTAAAAGAGAGAGGCTTAATGAGTACGAGCATCAGTGTCGCGAGAAGTTTTCGGCTCCTGATGTTCAATCTAATTCTGAGAAGGTTGATGTAAACTTTGAAACTCAGAAAGAGACTGATGTTGCCCCTTTAATCAACTTTGAAGATATAGACCAGGGGTCGAGTAATAGTAAAATTGATGAGAGACCAATTGAAGAAGTGATGATGCTTAGTGATCAGAGGAAAGTGGTGGTTCTCTATGAACTTTTATCTGCTTGTCTGTCAAATTTGGGTGTAGATGACAAAGAATCTAAAAGGAAGAGAAAGGGTTATGATGCTCGTCATCGCGTAGCTTTGCGGTTGTTGGCAACATGGCTTGATGTCAAGTGGACAAAAATG GAGGCCATTGAGACCATGGTTGCTTGTTCTGCAATGGCTATCATTAAAGAGCAAGAATCAAATCAAGAAGAAACTCAAGAAAAAAAAAGCAAGTGGGCGAAATTGAAGCGCGGTGGTATTATTGGTGCTGCTGCAATTACTGGGGGAACCTTGTTGGCTATTACTGGTG GGTTAGCTGCACCAGCAATTGCTGCTGGTCTTGGAGCTCTAGCTCCAACTTTGGGTACACTGATCCCTGTAATTGGAGCCAGTGGATTTGCTGCAGCTGCCGGTGCTGCAGGAACTGTTGCTGGTTCTGTTGCAGTTGCTGCATCATTTGGAG CTGCTGGTGCTGGTCTTACCGGAAGCAAAATGGCTAGGAGAGTAGGGGGTGTTGATGAGTTTGATTTCATATCCATTGGCGAAAACCATAACCAAGGC AGGCTAGGCGTGGAGATCTTGATATCTGGATTTGTCTTTGAGAAGGAAGATTTTATTAGGCCATGGGAAGGACTGAATGACAATTTGGAAAG GTATTCACTTCAATGGGAGTCAAAAAAACTGATTGCTGTGAGCACTGCGATTCAGGATTGGCTAACTTCAA GACTTGCAATGCAGCTGATGAAGCAAGGGGCAATGATGACCGTTTTGAGCACTCTTGTAACTGCTCTGGCTTGGCCAGCTGTATTACTTGCAGCAACTGATTTCATTGACAGTAAATGGACACTAGCTATTAACAG atcaaacaaaGCAGGAAAGTTGCTTGCCGAAGTATTATTAAAAGGATTGCAGGGAAATAG ACCTGTGACACTTGTTGGTTACTCTCTCGGGGCAAGGGTTATTTTCAAATGCCTACAGTGTTTGGCTAAAACAGAAAATGGAG CTGAACTAGTAGAAAGAGTTGTACTTCTTGGAGCACCGGTCTCAATCAAGGATGAGAACTGGGAAGCTGCTAGAAAG ATGGTAGCAGGAAGGTTTGTTAATGCTTATTCAAGGAATGACTGGATGCTTGGAGTTGCTTTCCGTGCCAG TCTACTTACAAAAGGATTAGCTGGAATCGAACCAGTTGATATTCCTGGGATCCAAAAT GTTGATGTCACAGAACACATTGAAGGCCATTCATCTTATCTGTGGGCTACACAACAGATCCTAGACCAACTTCAGTTGGATACATGTTTTCCAGTTTATAATGGTGTTTCTTGCCTACAGTCCAGAGCAGAGCCAGAAATTTGGACAGAGGGAGGGCAAAAccaaaaaatatag
- the LOC131640579 gene encoding uncharacterized protein LOC131640579 isoform X1: MATASPTTTTTSFLSPTQRYAAAALFGLSLHESQVNQTRILPLPALVDSVSNSDRISSSSSSSTDSVSDDPDLWVHHRSGLLQPVFKFLDIDSSAWYGLEETAGSSSATHHVGPFMRLLSQEFDEGSAESSQRLDQELALSKAVDAIVLELEKNLQTSNSKRERLNEYEHQCREKFSAPDVQSNSEKVDVNFETQKETDVAPLINFEDIDQGSSNSKIDERPIEEVMMLSDQRKVVVLYELLSACLSNLGVDDKESKRKRKGYDARHRVALRLLATWLDVKWTKMEAIETMVACSAMAIIKEQESNQEETQEKKSKWAKLKRGGIIGAAAITGGTLLAITGGLAAPAIAAGLGALAPTLGTLIPVIGASGFAAAAGAAGTVAGSVAVAASFGAAGAGLTGSKMARRVGGVDEFDFISIGENHNQGRLGVEILISGFVFEKEDFIRPWEGLNDNLERYSLQWESKKLIAVSTAIQDWLTSRLAMQLMKQGAMMTVLSTLVTALAWPAVLLAATDFIDSKWTLAINRSNKAGKLLAEVLLKGLQGNRPVTLVGYSLGARVIFKCLQCLAKTENGAELVERVVLLGAPVSIKDENWEAARKMVAGRFVNAYSRNDWMLGVAFRASLLTKGLAGIEPVDIPGIQNVDVTEHIEGHSSYLWATQQILDQLQLDTCFPVYNGVSCLQSRAEPEIWTEGGQNQKI, encoded by the exons ATGGCGACGGCGTCGCCGACGACCACCACGACGTCGTTTCTCTCTCCAACTCAGAGGTATGCCGCCGCCGCATTGTTCGGACTATCCCTTCACGAATCCCAAGTCAATCAAACTCGCATTCTACCCTTACCAGCTTTGGTTGACTCCGTCTCCAACTCCGATCGAATCAGTAGTAGTAGCTCTAGCAGCACTGATTCTGTTTCCGATGATCCTGATCTTTGGGTTCACCATCGTTCCGGTTTACTCCAACCCGTTTTCAA gttTCTAGATATTGATTCATCCGCGTGGTACGGATTAGAGGAAACTGCTGGTTCTTCTTCTGCTACTCATCATGTTGGACCA TTTATGAGACTGCTTTCACAAGAATTTGACGAGGGTTCTGCGGAATCTTCTCAAAGGCTAGACCAAGAACTTGCATTGTCAAAAGCCGTTGATGCTATAGTACTTGAGTTGGAAAAGAATTTGCAGACTTCCAACTCTAAAAGAGAGAGGCTTAATGAGTACGAGCATCAGTGTCGCGAGAAGTTTTCGGCTCCTGATGTTCAATCTAATTCTGAGAAGGTTGATGTAAACTTTGAAACTCAGAAAGAGACTGATGTTGCCCCTTTAATCAACTTTGAAGATATAGACCAGGGGTCGAGTAATAGTAAAATTGATGAGAGACCAATTGAAGAAGTGATGATGCTTAGTGATCAGAGGAAAGTGGTGGTTCTCTATGAACTTTTATCTGCTTGTCTGTCAAATTTGGGTGTAGATGACAAAGAATCTAAAAGGAAGAGAAAGGGTTATGATGCTCGTCATCGCGTAGCTTTGCGGTTGTTGGCAACATGGCTTGATGTCAAGTGGACAAAAATG GAGGCCATTGAGACCATGGTTGCTTGTTCTGCAATGGCTATCATTAAAGAGCAAGAATCAAATCAAGAAGAAACTCAAGAAAAAAAAAGCAAGTGGGCGAAATTGAAGCGCGGTGGTATTATTGGTGCTGCTGCAATTACTGGGGGAACCTTGTTGGCTATTACTGGTG GGTTAGCTGCACCAGCAATTGCTGCTGGTCTTGGAGCTCTAGCTCCAACTTTGGGTACACTGATCCCTGTAATTGGAGCCAGTGGATTTGCTGCAGCTGCCGGTGCTGCAGGAACTGTTGCTGGTTCTGTTGCAGTTGCTGCATCATTTGGAG CTGCTGGTGCTGGTCTTACCGGAAGCAAAATGGCTAGGAGAGTAGGGGGTGTTGATGAGTTTGATTTCATATCCATTGGCGAAAACCATAACCAAGGC AGGCTAGGCGTGGAGATCTTGATATCTGGATTTGTCTTTGAGAAGGAAGATTTTATTAGGCCATGGGAAGGACTGAATGACAATTTGGAAAG GTATTCACTTCAATGGGAGTCAAAAAAACTGATTGCTGTGAGCACTGCGATTCAGGATTGGCTAACTTCAA GACTTGCAATGCAGCTGATGAAGCAAGGGGCAATGATGACCGTTTTGAGCACTCTTGTAACTGCTCTGGCTTGGCCAGCTGTATTACTTGCAGCAACTGATTTCATTGACAGTAAATGGACACTAGCTATTAACAG atcaaacaaaGCAGGAAAGTTGCTTGCCGAAGTATTATTAAAAGGATTGCAGGGAAATAG ACCTGTGACACTTGTTGGTTACTCTCTCGGGGCAAGGGTTATTTTCAAATGCCTACAGTGTTTGGCTAAAACAGAAAATGGAG CTGAACTAGTAGAAAGAGTTGTACTTCTTGGAGCACCGGTCTCAATCAAGGATGAGAACTGGGAAGCTGCTAGAAAG ATGGTAGCAGGAAGGTTTGTTAATGCTTATTCAAGGAATGACTGGATGCTTGGAGTTGCTTTCCGTGCCAG TCTACTTACAAAAGGATTAGCTGGAATCGAACCAGTTGATATTCCTGGGATCCAAAAT GTTGATGTCACAGAACACATTGAAGGCCATTCATCTTATCTGTGGGCTACACAACAGATCCTAGACCAACTTCAGTTGGATACATGTTTTCCAGTTTATAATGGTGTTTCTTGCCTACAGTCCAGAGCAGAGCCAGAAATTTGGACAGAGGGAGGGCAAAAccaaaaaatatag